A genome region from Gigantopelta aegis isolate Gae_Host chromosome 3, Gae_host_genome, whole genome shotgun sequence includes the following:
- the LOC121367824 gene encoding vacuole membrane protein 1-like, with protein MENNETTNALRQRKPETINGSVSDVTKVSEFEKDMKQLREQDRQERTDLVLWRRPIWTLFYFMLEAGCLINLLGLRLWRRKKIVFLVLVITGILSALYLTDGPHQTTVTLIRKNLLWCAYWVGLGILSSVGLGTGLHTFLLYLGPHIASVTLAAYECMSVDFPEPPYPNEIVCPDKEDKSMTLWIIMSKVRLEAIMWGAGTAIGELPPYFMARAARVSGADLDDDEFEEIEELIHEKAIHPDDMNFMEKAKLSVHNLVQRVGFFGILACASIPNPLFDLAGITCGHFLIPFWTFFGATLIGKAVIKMHIQKLFVIFLFSKEHVELLVSLLGKVPYLGLSAQTPFSNWLEAQKKKLHHSTGAKVVSESNLLSWIFEKVIIVMVVYFVLSIVNSMAQNYHKRLSKARRMVMSMDKRCQE; from the exons ATGGAAAACAATGAAACCACAAACGCACTTCGGCAAAGAAAACCAGAGACCATCAATGGCAGTGTATCTGATGTGACCAAAGTGTCTGAGTTTGAAAAAGATATGAAGCAGCTACGAGAGCAGGATCGCCAAGAGCGAACAGACCTAGTGTTGTGGCGTAGACCTATATGGACTCTCTTTTATTTCATGCTTGAAGCTGGGTGCCTCATTAATTTGCTTGGATTGAG actATGGAGGAGAAAGAAAATTGTTTTCCTTGTGTTAGTGATAACTGGTATTCTGTCTGCTCTCTATTTAACAGATGGGCCACACCAAACA acaGTAACTCTCATAAGGAAGAATCTGCTGTGGTGTGCGTATTGGGTTGGTCTTGGTATTTTGTCATCAGTCGGTCTGGGCACCGGACTCCACACTTTTCTTCTTTACCTG GGTCCTCATATAGCATCAGTGACCCTCGCTGCATATGAGTGTATGTCTGTGGACTTCCCAGAACCACCGTATCCCAATGA GATTGTGTGCCCTGACAAAGAGGATAAAAGTATGACTCTGTGGATCATTATGAGTAAAGTCAGACTCGAGGCCATCATGTGG GGAGCTGGTACAGCCATCGGGGAGTTACCACCATACTTCATGGCTCGAGCAGCCAGGGTTTCAGGAGCTGACCTAGATGATGACGAGTTTGAAGAGATTGAAGAACTCATTCATGAGAAGGCCATCCATCCTGATGACATG AACTTCATGGAAAAAGCAAAGCTGTCGGTTCATAATCTTGTTCAGAGAGTTGGATTCTTTGGTATACTAGCTTGTGCATCA ATTCCTAACCCATTGTTTGATCTAGCTGGCATCACTTGCGGACATTTCCTTATTCCTTTCTGGACCTTCTTTGGTGCAACTCTTATAGGAAAAGCTGTTATTAAAATGCATATACAA AAACtatttgttatatttctatTTAGCAAAGAACATGTAGAATTGCTGGTGTCTTTGTTAGG AAAAGTTCCATACTTAGGTTTGTCTGCACAAACACCATTTAGCAACTGGCTAGAAGCCCAGAAGAAGAAATTGCATCACAGTACTGGGGCGAAAGTGGTTTCT GAATCCAATCTGTTGTCATGGATATTTGAGAAAGTCATCATTGTGATGGTTGTCTATTTTGTCCTGTCCATTGTGAATTCGATGGCTCAGAACTACCACAAGAGACTGAGCAAGGCACGACGCATGGTAATGAGTATGGATAAACGCTGTCAGGAATAG